In Solimonas sp. K1W22B-7, the DNA window CGCGCAGCAGGCGGCCGCCGCGGGACTTCACTTCCACCAGGAAGTTGACGAAGGGTTCGCGCGCGATCTGGGCGCTGCGCACCTCGATGCGGGGCGCGCCTTCCTCGAGGTTGACGGTGAAGCGCAGGCTGCTCAGGTACTCGCTGCGCTCCAGGCCGGCGCGCTCGAATTCCGCCGAGCTGGCAAGACTAACCTGAACGTTTTCAGCATCTTCGGCCGTTATGGCCGTCAGCGGGATGGTCGCCGTGAAGCGCTGGTTGAGGCCAGAAGTGACCTCGATTTCACCCAATCCGATTGCCGCTGCTGAAGACAGCCACAATACGGGGCCAAGTGCCAGAATCAGTGCCAGTTTACGCAACATATTCTCTCCGGAAGCCGTGTCCCCCAACCGGGGCTGCCTTGAGTTCACAGCAAGGGTGAACTTGCGCATGTAAGCCCTTTTATACACGACATTTTATAAATAGTCACGACTCAATAGCTCGGCGATCTGCACGGCATTGAGAGCGCCCCCTTTGCGGATATTGTCGCCTGTCAGCCACAGGTTCAATCCTCGCGGATGCGTGGGGTCCCGGCGCAGTCGGCCGACGAACACCGCATCCTGCCCGCTGGCCTCGGTCACCGGCGTCGGAAAACCCTCGATCGAAGGTTCGTCCAGCAGTTCCAGGCCCGGCGCCTTGCCCAGCAACTCCCGTGCTTGCGCCACGCTCAGCGGCTCGCGCGTTTCCAGGTGTACCGCGGCACTGTGGCCGTAGAACACCGGCACGCGCACCGCCGTGGCGTTCACGCGCACCGCATCGCCGAGGAGACGCGCGGTTTCCTGCACCAGGCGCAGTTCCTCGCGGGTCTGGCCGTCGGCCTCCACCGCATCGATCTGCGCCATGACGTTGAAGGCGATCTGCCGGGGATAGGCCTTGGGCTCGATCGGCTTGAAATTCAGCAGATCGGCGGTCTGGCGACCCAGTTCCTCCAGCGCCTCGGCACCGCTGCCGGAAACGGCCTGGTAGGTGGCGACATTGACGCGCTCGATGCCGGCCGCGTCGAGCAAGGGCTTCAGCACCAGCGCCAGCAGCGTGACCGTGCAGGTCGGCGTGGCGACGATGCCGCGCACATCGTGCTTCGCCAGGTCCTGCGGATTGACCTCGGGCACCACCAGCGGCACTTCCGGATCGAGCCGGAACTGCGTGCTGTTGTCGATCACCACGCAGCCTTCCACCGCCGCCTTGGGCGCGTACTCGGCGGCCACCGCGGCACCGGCGGAGAACAGCGCCAGTTGCACCTGTGAGAAATCGAACTGTGCGACATCGCCCACCGGCAGTTCGCGGCGACCGAAACTCGCCACGCCGCCGGCTGCTGCCGCCACATCCAGCGGGAAGACCTTGCCGACCGGAAACTCACGCTCGTGCAGGAGATCCAGCATCGCCGCGCCGACCAGGCCGCTGACGCCAACTACCGCAACATCGAATCGGCGAGTCATGAGGGGCCCCGGGAAATTTGAGCGGCGGAGTTTAGAGGTATCTGGAGGCAAAGCCCATGGCCGGAGGAAAAAACACCTGGAGCGCTTGCCGCCAGCCTCGATCGCACC includes these proteins:
- a CDS encoding aspartate-semialdehyde dehydrogenase, which gives rise to MTRRFDVAVVGVSGLVGAAMLDLLHEREFPVGKVFPLDVAAAAGGVASFGRRELPVGDVAQFDFSQVQLALFSAGAAVAAEYAPKAAVEGCVVIDNSTQFRLDPEVPLVVPEVNPQDLAKHDVRGIVATPTCTVTLLALVLKPLLDAAGIERVNVATYQAVSGSGAEALEELGRQTADLLNFKPIEPKAYPRQIAFNVMAQIDAVEADGQTREELRLVQETARLLGDAVRVNATAVRVPVFYGHSAAVHLETREPLSVAQARELLGKAPGLELLDEPSIEGFPTPVTEASGQDAVFVGRLRRDPTHPRGLNLWLTGDNIRKGGALNAVQIAELLSRDYL